One Fibrobacter sp. UWR2 DNA window includes the following coding sequences:
- a CDS encoding glycosyltransferase, with the protein MMGKKMEAETGRKFTIMDFNNFWSPSGGGVRRYHLQKMAFYEQQGDVLEVFVMPDAKTFTEVRSDGLIIEHVEAFRFPGNWEYRFMWKRNQIAPVLEKYRPDIIEVGSPYILPTAVRHTAKRVSPTSRLVAFWHADFPVTYVGRPVAQKLGAGIGRFARKEAFWYARKEFKDFDCIQASSKEAMARLRKNGLPNPQWIPLGCDIGMFTPEKRDESLVSELKAGNPDRLTLFFPHRHCNEKGIDLVLGAYDILAEKLGHEPAIVFAGTGPSLPLVQEAANKYEHVRYVGFINSIDEMARYYASVDIGLALSGWETFGLSILESMASGNALVGASAGAAFEHVTESGAGTILKERTPQALAEAIVELYHSDLNAMKKRARAYAEKFSWNDCFKRQLNLYRKVAESPKQ; encoded by the coding sequence ATGATGGGAAAAAAGATGGAAGCCGAAACAGGACGCAAGTTCACCATAATGGACTTCAACAACTTCTGGAGTCCCTCTGGCGGTGGCGTGCGACGCTACCACCTGCAAAAAATGGCATTCTACGAACAGCAGGGCGATGTGCTCGAAGTGTTCGTGATGCCCGATGCGAAGACCTTTACCGAAGTGCGCAGTGACGGACTGATTATCGAGCACGTAGAAGCCTTCCGTTTCCCCGGCAACTGGGAATACCGCTTCATGTGGAAGCGCAACCAGATTGCGCCCGTGCTCGAAAAGTACAGGCCCGATATTATCGAGGTAGGATCACCCTACATTTTGCCCACCGCAGTGCGCCATACCGCAAAGCGGGTCAGCCCAACATCCCGGCTTGTCGCCTTCTGGCACGCAGACTTCCCCGTGACCTACGTGGGCCGCCCTGTGGCCCAAAAACTCGGAGCCGGCATCGGAAGGTTTGCCCGCAAGGAGGCATTCTGGTATGCCCGAAAGGAATTCAAGGATTTCGACTGCATACAGGCATCCTCGAAAGAGGCAATGGCAAGACTGCGCAAGAACGGATTGCCAAACCCGCAATGGATCCCGCTCGGGTGCGATATCGGCATGTTCACCCCCGAAAAGCGGGACGAATCACTCGTAAGCGAACTCAAGGCCGGCAACCCGGATAGGCTCACGCTGTTTTTCCCACACAGGCACTGTAACGAGAAGGGTATCGACCTTGTCCTCGGGGCATACGATATCCTTGCCGAAAAATTGGGGCACGAGCCAGCAATCGTCTTTGCAGGTACGGGCCCGAGCCTCCCGCTGGTGCAAGAAGCCGCAAACAAGTACGAGCACGTGCGCTACGTCGGGTTCATCAACTCCATCGACGAGATGGCACGCTACTACGCAAGCGTCGACATCGGGCTTGCGCTATCGGGCTGGGAGACCTTCGGGCTCTCGATTCTCGAGAGCATGGCCAGCGGAAACGCGCTTGTCGGGGCATCCGCAGGCGCCGCATTCGAACACGTGACCGAATCGGGTGCAGGCACAATCCTCAAGGAACGTACGCCACAGGCCCTCGCCGAAGCGATTGTAGAACTTTACCATTCCGACCTCAATGCAATGAAAAAGCGCGCTCGCGCATATGCCGAGAAGTTCAGCTGGAACGACTGCTTTAAGCGACAGCTGAACCTCTACCGTAAAGTTGCAGAGAGTCCAAAACAATAA
- the ruvC gene encoding crossover junction endodeoxyribonuclease RuvC, with the protein MIILGIDPGSITTGYAFVKAEKGKVDVLEYGVFHAKATLPVEDRLLHIVTELEARLDQYRPEALAMEGVFFAKNAKSALVLGHIRGAILVACRRRGMSFSEYPPKIVKQAVTGDGSASKEQVANMVFAQLGIESSELPLDASDALAIAWTHANPAPLATALKGRPVRRKKKASVSEWKALIEKMGGTLQ; encoded by the coding sequence ATGATTATACTCGGAATCGACCCCGGCTCTATCACGACGGGTTATGCCTTCGTGAAGGCGGAAAAAGGGAAGGTGGACGTGCTCGAATACGGCGTGTTCCATGCGAAGGCGACTCTCCCGGTCGAAGACCGCCTATTGCATATCGTGACAGAACTAGAAGCGAGGCTGGATCAGTATCGCCCTGAAGCTCTTGCGATGGAAGGCGTGTTCTTTGCGAAGAATGCGAAGAGTGCCCTCGTACTCGGGCATATCCGCGGTGCGATTCTTGTAGCCTGCCGCCGTCGCGGGATGTCGTTCAGCGAGTATCCGCCGAAAATCGTGAAACAGGCGGTTACGGGCGATGGCAGCGCCTCCAAGGAACAGGTCGCGAATATGGTGTTTGCACAACTGGGTATAGAGTCCTCGGAACTTCCGCTCGATGCTTCCGATGCCCTTGCGATTGCCTGGACGCATGCGAACCCGGCGCCGCTTGCGACAGCCCTGAAGGGCCGGCCGGTTCGCCGTAAGAAAAAGGCAAGTGTTTCTGAATGGAAGGCGCTTATCGAAAAGATGGGAGGAACTCTCCAATGA
- a CDS encoding CHC2 zinc finger domain-containing protein codes for MVIDQEHTGIMRKKTHPRQLGVPLNRWGRNLISCCPFHSPEETSLFFYDALGYWRYRCLQCGSEGDLVEFVMRSRFNGMDEQSARAEATEFLGAREHEQDADPDEHPWIKEIGGEKSRVLENFVRYCHWAACKSPSSAEFLESRGWSIGQAQLYGLGYYSGDPEPFYSYCMLSGIERHQVSFYLDNLEDYREPRITIPARNSKGLIHSVYGRSMENDGAHNPYISYASGPSDIPFNIQPDNDKPIIVEGMFDALTADLAGIPGVVSTMYQDLTLSHLYKLKACGAESITLILRREPNRREQEFRIQNYLMMAEAQGLRFKSIVLPEGETVDLMLRNYGADHLLNLIAETEEDTIHTHRRSVLLQDIKENYDTAMGCPPNECVGYTLNTFPQFTRKIDGIQSGLFYVSSNPFSLKTSLLSSLALDLIESNPTVKLIYIALETPRRQIFDRLIAMRIGKSVLDVRKKNEDEQVNQMILEATRKLMEFVRENRLEIWEDHPTFDNTELLATLKEEQRQHPDLVVMIDGIDHFKVTDRSDLDDIHERRSSAMLDIYKSLDIPMFLGGELVDEEGTLIAPRAYLRDSDAIYWLETKDGEHSLTVNSKRLGNNNLYRSTLSIDPESNRICEA; via the coding sequence ATGGTCATCGATCAAGAGCACACCGGAATCATGCGCAAGAAGACACACCCGAGACAGTTGGGTGTCCCCCTAAACCGCTGGGGTAGAAACTTAATTTCATGTTGCCCATTCCACTCGCCCGAAGAGACGTCGCTGTTCTTCTACGACGCGCTGGGCTACTGGCGCTACCGCTGCCTGCAATGCGGCAGCGAGGGCGACCTCGTCGAATTCGTGATGAGAAGCCGTTTCAACGGCATGGATGAACAGTCCGCCCGCGCCGAAGCAACGGAATTCCTGGGAGCCCGCGAGCACGAGCAAGATGCAGACCCCGACGAACATCCTTGGATTAAGGAAATAGGCGGCGAAAAGTCGCGTGTTCTCGAGAACTTCGTACGCTACTGCCACTGGGCCGCCTGCAAGAGCCCGTCTTCGGCAGAATTCCTGGAAAGCCGCGGATGGAGCATCGGCCAGGCCCAGCTCTACGGCCTCGGCTACTACAGCGGTGACCCGGAACCGTTCTACAGCTACTGCATGCTTTCGGGCATCGAGCGTCACCAGGTTTCGTTCTACCTCGACAACCTTGAAGATTACCGCGAACCGCGCATCACTATTCCGGCACGCAATTCCAAGGGGCTCATCCATTCCGTGTACGGGCGTTCCATGGAGAACGACGGAGCGCACAACCCCTATATTTCCTACGCCTCGGGCCCGAGCGACATTCCGTTCAACATCCAACCCGACAACGACAAGCCTATCATCGTAGAAGGCATGTTTGACGCCCTTACCGCCGACCTCGCCGGAATCCCTGGCGTTGTATCGACCATGTACCAGGACCTCACGCTGAGCCACCTGTACAAGCTAAAGGCCTGTGGCGCTGAATCCATAACCCTCATTCTCCGCAGGGAGCCGAACCGCAGGGAACAGGAATTCCGCATTCAGAACTACCTGATGATGGCGGAAGCTCAAGGACTGCGATTCAAGTCCATCGTGCTGCCCGAAGGCGAGACGGTCGACCTGATGTTGCGCAACTACGGTGCAGACCACCTGCTGAACCTGATTGCAGAAACAGAAGAAGACACCATACATACTCACCGCCGTTCCGTGCTCCTCCAGGACATCAAGGAGAACTACGATACGGCGATGGGATGCCCGCCCAACGAATGCGTGGGATACACCCTCAACACGTTCCCACAGTTCACTCGTAAGATTGACGGTATCCAGTCCGGACTCTTCTATGTCTCCTCGAATCCGTTCAGCCTTAAGACCTCGCTACTTTCAAGCCTTGCTCTCGACCTTATCGAGAGCAACCCGACCGTAAAGCTCATCTATATCGCGCTCGAAACACCGCGACGCCAGATATTCGACAGGCTTATCGCCATGCGCATCGGCAAATCCGTCCTCGACGTTCGTAAGAAGAACGAAGACGAACAGGTGAACCAGATGATACTCGAGGCAACGCGCAAACTGATGGAGTTCGTCCGCGAAAACCGTCTGGAAATCTGGGAAGACCACCCCACGTTCGACAATACGGAACTGTTGGCAACACTCAAGGAAGAACAACGCCAGCACCCCGACCTCGTCGTGATGATCGATGGCATCGACCACTTCAAGGTTACCGACAGGTCCGACCTCGATGATATCCACGAGCGTCGTTCTTCCGCAATGCTTGACATCTACAAGTCGCTCGACATCCCGATGTTCCTAGGCGGCGAACTTGTCGATGAGGAAGGCACCCTCATCGCACCGCGCGCCTACCTTCGCGATTCCGACGCCATCTACTGGCTCGAAACCAAGGACGGCGAACATTCCCTGACGGTGAATTCCAAGCGGCTCGGAAACAACAACCTTTACAGGAGTACGCTTTCCATCGACCCGGAATCAAACCGCATCTGCGAAGCATGA
- a CDS encoding M15 family metallopeptidase, translating to MSTQNLLPYGLGSPELVEFQSSYFVCKEICDDLARLAALLEGNGFRLRLESAYRPFEKQLSIWNRKAAGELPLLDEFGKPMQRPADEEELMYAILTWSALPGASRHHLGTDIDVVDANACPEGYEVQLTPDECTGMFAKFHEFLDARFAANEAFGFNRVFVPGRGKIKPEGWHIAHLPTSRRLLEGFSLETLRGIYEKSDIACKDAILANLPQLAEDYIYPYFI from the coding sequence ATGAGTACGCAAAACCTGTTGCCCTATGGTCTTGGCTCGCCGGAACTAGTTGAATTTCAAAGCAGTTATTTTGTCTGTAAAGAAATCTGCGATGACCTCGCGCGTCTTGCCGCACTTCTAGAAGGGAACGGTTTCCGCCTTCGTCTGGAATCGGCTTACCGCCCGTTCGAAAAACAACTTTCCATCTGGAACCGCAAGGCCGCAGGCGAGCTCCCGCTGCTCGATGAATTCGGTAAGCCCATGCAGCGCCCTGCTGACGAAGAAGAACTGATGTATGCGATTCTCACATGGTCTGCGCTTCCCGGTGCAAGCCGTCACCATCTGGGGACCGACATCGACGTAGTCGACGCTAACGCTTGCCCCGAAGGTTACGAGGTGCAACTGACTCCCGACGAGTGTACGGGAATGTTTGCCAAATTCCATGAGTTCCTGGATGCGCGCTTTGCCGCAAACGAAGCCTTCGGCTTCAACCGTGTGTTCGTCCCTGGCAGGGGAAAGATCAAGCCCGAAGGCTGGCACATCGCTCACCTGCCTACGTCTCGCAGACTGCTGGAAGGATTTTCCCTGGAAACACTCCGCGGCATATACGAGAAGAGCGATATCGCCTGTAAGGACGCCATCCTCGCGAACCTCCCGCAGCTAGCTGAAGACTATATCTACCCGTATTTTATTTAA
- a CDS encoding LTA synthase family protein has product MKKFEILFGKLRPIYGAIHKLILISLAAWGAHILLRILLLFRDNPYGFPFVSKPDWFIFHAVSIDFMWICKSLLVFLIAAVIASLIAKKPERPATIIVKIYAIFQGILLPLTFFDNEVQRFLGSHLSFSLVDTYKDTSSIVMFWDYMANDLSVPFLQIPVLLLIVPLAYALYRLLQKVLRVPATNTGVFCLKKSVIVMIVFYIASYLFVYFIWTGGSRMTKLRPVVSLIYKDLFVKQKAGAELSEEELAAYKASYQDLWQAIEGDTLWKFEDSDAGNHLPLYRVPSAELLNSEKLQAQRIMKPNFILVLMESQRGLNVGYMNPQKSPSPTPFMDSLAAHSHAWMRMHTSGVPTTGGVLSTHIGIPHHSRLLQATDLAPINLPSFVSVLTDSGYSTHYLSAADPAWDNLSVWMHKWYTAQHYNRDFEDDSTFVDHAIEYVRDTLSKEGKPFLATLMTRSNHYPFNFAAGMTDEEKNRPLQERINVTMGYADRQIARFFHAIENEDWYQNTYVIVMADHGFPLGENGVSTMNGGGFSNVSWIPFMIHGKGLDAVRDTTTAAQIDIAPTVLELAGFAVPNIFMGHNLLRVHTADSTSVPEPLAGLSLGAYSGYAAIGLNGYRFIAKYPSQEETHIFAESDTRQENELTGKLQKEEGRLSATLDTLLKISDYSLERGL; this is encoded by the coding sequence ATGAAAAAGTTTGAAATTCTTTTTGGCAAGTTAAGGCCGATATATGGCGCGATACACAAGCTGATCCTGATATCGCTCGCCGCATGGGGCGCGCACATCCTGCTGCGCATTCTTTTGCTGTTCCGCGACAATCCCTATGGCTTCCCGTTCGTATCGAAACCGGACTGGTTCATATTCCACGCCGTAAGCATCGACTTCATGTGGATATGCAAGTCTCTCCTGGTATTCCTCATTGCGGCTGTAATAGCCAGTCTTATCGCCAAGAAGCCCGAGCGCCCCGCAACTATTATCGTCAAGATCTACGCAATATTCCAGGGTATTCTCCTCCCGCTTACGTTCTTCGACAACGAAGTACAGCGTTTCCTCGGCAGCCACCTTTCGTTCAGCCTTGTCGATACCTACAAGGATACATCGTCTATCGTGATGTTCTGGGACTACATGGCAAACGACCTGAGCGTACCGTTCCTGCAAATTCCCGTACTGCTCCTGATTGTACCGCTTGCATATGCCCTATACAGGCTGCTGCAGAAGGTTCTGCGCGTTCCGGCGACCAACACGGGAGTTTTCTGCCTCAAGAAAAGTGTCATCGTGATGATTGTCTTCTACATCGCCTCCTACCTCTTCGTCTACTTTATATGGACAGGCGGATCCCGCATGACAAAACTGCGCCCGGTCGTCTCGCTCATATACAAGGACCTGTTTGTCAAGCAAAAGGCCGGAGCCGAATTGAGCGAAGAGGAACTTGCCGCATACAAGGCGAGTTACCAGGACCTGTGGCAGGCAATTGAAGGCGACACCCTCTGGAAATTCGAGGACAGCGACGCGGGCAACCACCTGCCGCTCTACCGCGTGCCCAGTGCAGAACTCCTGAATAGTGAAAAACTGCAGGCACAGCGCATCATGAAGCCGAACTTCATCTTGGTCCTCATGGAATCGCAACGCGGGCTAAACGTAGGCTATATGAACCCACAAAAGAGCCCCTCCCCTACACCTTTCATGGATTCGCTCGCAGCACATTCACACGCATGGATGCGCATGCACACCAGCGGAGTCCCCACCACGGGTGGAGTACTTTCGACACATATCGGCATTCCACACCATTCGCGCCTGCTGCAGGCGACCGACCTAGCCCCCATAAACCTCCCGAGCTTTGTATCGGTGCTTACGGACAGCGGCTACAGCACGCATTACCTGTCGGCGGCCGACCCGGCATGGGACAATCTTAGCGTATGGATGCACAAGTGGTACACCGCACAACACTACAACCGCGACTTCGAGGACGATTCCACATTCGTCGACCACGCGATTGAATACGTACGCGACACGCTCTCCAAGGAAGGCAAGCCTTTCCTTGCCACCCTCATGACGCGCTCAAACCATTACCCGTTCAACTTTGCGGCAGGCATGACCGACGAGGAGAAGAACAGGCCCCTCCAGGAACGCATCAATGTGACCATGGGCTATGCCGACAGGCAAATCGCGCGCTTTTTCCATGCTATCGAAAACGAGGATTGGTACCAGAACACCTATGTCATCGTAATGGCCGATCACGGATTCCCGCTAGGCGAAAATGGAGTCTCGACGATGAACGGCGGCGGATTCTCGAACGTGAGCTGGATTCCGTTCATGATTCACGGGAAGGGGCTTGACGCCGTACGCGATACGACGACCGCTGCACAGATCGATATCGCGCCCACCGTACTTGAGTTAGCTGGTTTTGCAGTGCCAAACATATTCATGGGACACAACTTGCTGCGCGTACACACTGCTGATTCTACATCTGTGCCGGAACCGCTCGCAGGCCTATCGCTCGGCGCTTACTCCGGCTATGCCGCCATCGGGCTGAACGGCTACCGCTTTATCGCGAAGTACCCCTCACAAGAAGAAACGCACATCTTTGCCGAAAGCGACACCCGCCAGGAAAATGAACTGACTGGCAAACTACAAAAAGAAGAAGGCCGCCTCTCAGCGACCCTCGACACTTTGCTCAAGATTTCGGACTACTCGCTCGAACGCGGGCTCTAA
- the mpaA gene encoding murein tripeptide amidase MpaA, with amino-acid sequence MISGVLHLPLKKYGCTTQGSPLHYAPCKGRCDLLVVAGIHGEEPETTFLLSRALRLCGSPIEHTAFVLCANPDGMALGTRGNANGVDLNRNFPTSNWSSEPVRVRSVLEAERDTELSPGKSAGSEPETQALVSLIEELGPKTILSMHAPIGCVDAPEKSPLVQSLCDTFRLPWKPDIGYPTPGSLGTWCKEAGTGHLQKRPECITLELPRLSPEVLFDRYGKEFAKWLKKMCNV; translated from the coding sequence ATGATTTCCGGCGTTCTCCACCTGCCTCTAAAAAAATACGGCTGTACCACGCAGGGCAGTCCGCTCCATTACGCCCCCTGCAAAGGCCGATGCGACCTTCTTGTTGTTGCCGGAATTCACGGCGAAGAGCCCGAGACTACCTTTTTGCTGAGCAGAGCGCTCCGCCTTTGCGGAAGCCCGATAGAACATACCGCATTCGTGCTGTGCGCGAACCCCGACGGTATGGCGCTCGGGACCCGCGGAAACGCGAACGGCGTCGACCTGAACCGCAATTTTCCGACATCGAACTGGAGCAGCGAACCTGTACGCGTGAGGTCCGTACTTGAAGCGGAGCGCGACACGGAACTCTCCCCAGGGAAATCCGCCGGCAGCGAACCCGAAACGCAGGCGCTTGTCAGCCTGATAGAAGAACTTGGCCCGAAGACAATACTCTCGATGCATGCCCCCATCGGGTGTGTCGATGCACCGGAGAAGAGCCCGCTGGTGCAAAGCCTGTGCGATACATTCCGCCTGCCGTGGAAGCCCGATATTGGCTACCCGACCCCGGGAAGCCTCGGAACATGGTGCAAGGAAGCCGGCACGGGCCATTTGCAAAAAAGGCCCGAATGCATTACGCTGGAACTGCCGCGCCTGTCGCCGGAAGTGCTGTTCGACAGATACGGGAAAGAATTTGCCAAGTGGCTAAAAAAAATGTGTAATGTGTAG
- a CDS encoding MMPL family transporter, whose translation MASKKSLIERFSNWYIPLICRHQYKALAFYLLLAVLLAVPILFKPGLKLDADLSHLLPENTPSVKALEESYQRFGSTDRFMIAIQSEDVHLVAALQDSISEYIHKNWQGDFVSTQVDNDNKFFKDNALLYLPVKYLENIRDNLEDLQLEIGRKNGPLVVDLLGDDSAPDSAGNAGGSAPAPAKKERVWFSADIPQELGLPDEAVGAFDAFFKKNEKEEVSKKEDAEEWDKKKPVPPELRTRFIGCPQPDSTGKILFNGVVNAKLIKPSTDYEFVTHILARTDSLLAYFSSKTYPVPTRFSVEGTYEGLKEVDDVANDSIFSFGISLVLIILLTMIFFRSVKGPILVTASVLYACIPTLAFTALIYGKFNPFTVFVASIILGIGIDYSIHILGTSQKLMHKYATLEEVLEAAQRKMLKPFILASFTTIAAFLTLLAAHFRGFYEFGVVASSGVLFSMLTSVLVLPVFIKCMGGIPKAPENSLLPKSWNESKILRFFKYAAFAGFALGAVSIWFAQDVDFEHNLRNLRRVSTENNHKSNGIATGVTRTNSRATSTPAAVMGSKSEQLDMLYDTLMVRLHVEKDSTLRSFLTLKTFVPSLDSQKARLEIIEEIRDLAEARVFDRAEGQDSANIATLRKLAGVEETFTAEDIPEWALDLLREKDGSYGKIGFIYGAFPSWDAKALHRFQERYGRWNFDGEDLRTFSSQFILSDVIESVKQDSFRLALVIILVIFGTLVISFRKPKLFLAGCISFGMGTLLTLGLLGLLTDLFEFGKISIYNVIVIPMALGIGIDSTIHMITSWMADKNMTLRQLMDTTGRNVMASSTTTIAGFVGFLFTTHRGLKGIGDLACIGIAMFLITSIVFCMYLCGTWLKKK comes from the coding sequence ATGGCGAGCAAGAAATCACTAATAGAACGATTTTCCAACTGGTATATCCCCCTGATCTGCAGGCATCAGTACAAGGCTCTGGCCTTCTACCTCCTCCTTGCAGTACTCCTGGCCGTCCCCATCCTGTTTAAGCCGGGTCTCAAGCTTGACGCCGACCTCTCGCACCTGCTTCCCGAAAATACTCCTAGCGTGAAGGCCCTTGAGGAGTCGTATCAGCGATTCGGGAGCACCGACCGTTTCATGATTGCCATCCAGAGTGAAGACGTGCACCTGGTGGCCGCACTGCAGGATTCCATCAGCGAATACATCCACAAGAATTGGCAGGGTGATTTCGTCTCGACGCAGGTCGATAACGACAACAAGTTCTTCAAGGACAATGCGCTCCTCTACCTGCCGGTAAAGTACCTCGAGAACATCCGCGACAACCTCGAAGACCTGCAGCTGGAAATCGGGCGCAAGAACGGCCCGCTTGTCGTTGACCTGCTGGGCGATGATTCCGCTCCGGATTCCGCCGGCAATGCAGGTGGATCCGCGCCGGCCCCTGCCAAAAAGGAACGCGTGTGGTTCAGTGCCGATATCCCGCAGGAACTAGGCCTCCCTGACGAAGCCGTCGGCGCGTTCGATGCCTTCTTCAAGAAGAACGAGAAGGAAGAAGTTTCTAAGAAGGAAGATGCCGAGGAATGGGACAAGAAGAAGCCTGTCCCGCCGGAACTGCGTACCCGCTTCATCGGTTGCCCGCAGCCCGACAGCACCGGCAAAATCCTGTTCAACGGCGTGGTGAACGCGAAACTCATCAAGCCTTCTACCGATTACGAGTTCGTGACGCATATCTTGGCGCGTACCGATTCCCTGCTTGCGTATTTCAGCAGCAAGACATACCCCGTGCCCACGCGCTTCTCCGTGGAAGGCACGTACGAGGGCCTCAAGGAAGTGGACGATGTCGCGAACGATTCCATCTTCTCGTTCGGCATAAGCCTCGTGCTTATCATCCTCCTCACGATGATTTTCTTCAGGAGCGTGAAGGGCCCGATTCTCGTGACGGCATCCGTGCTCTACGCCTGTATCCCCACGCTCGCGTTTACTGCGCTCATCTACGGCAAGTTCAACCCGTTCACCGTATTTGTCGCCTCTATCATATTGGGTATTGGCATCGACTACTCTATCCATATTCTCGGCACGTCGCAGAAACTCATGCACAAGTATGCGACGCTCGAAGAGGTTCTCGAGGCCGCACAGCGCAAGATGCTGAAGCCGTTTATCCTCGCAAGTTTCACGACGATTGCTGCGTTCCTTACCTTGCTTGCTGCTCATTTCCGCGGCTTCTATGAATTCGGCGTGGTGGCGTCGAGCGGCGTGCTGTTCAGTATGCTCACCTCGGTGCTCGTGCTTCCTGTGTTCATCAAGTGCATGGGCGGTATCCCGAAGGCTCCCGAAAACAGCCTGCTGCCCAAGTCCTGGAACGAATCGAAGATCCTCAGGTTCTTTAAGTATGCGGCATTTGCGGGCTTTGCCCTTGGCGCCGTTTCCATCTGGTTTGCTCAGGACGTGGATTTCGAACACAACCTGCGTAACTTGCGCCGCGTGTCGACAGAAAATAATCACAAGAGCAACGGTATCGCCACGGGTGTGACCCGCACGAACAGCCGTGCAACCTCTACGCCTGCTGCAGTGATGGGGAGCAAGTCGGAACAGCTCGATATGCTTTACGACACCCTGATGGTGCGTCTGCATGTGGAAAAGGATTCCACGCTGCGTAGCTTCCTTACACTCAAGACGTTTGTACCTTCGCTCGATTCGCAGAAGGCCCGCCTTGAAATTATCGAAGAAATCCGTGATCTTGCCGAGGCCCGTGTGTTCGACCGCGCCGAAGGGCAGGATTCCGCGAACATAGCAACGCTCCGCAAACTCGCCGGCGTAGAAGAGACGTTTACCGCCGAAGATATTCCGGAATGGGCGCTGGACCTGCTTCGTGAAAAGGATGGCAGTTACGGAAAGATCGGGTTTATCTACGGCGCTTTCCCCAGCTGGGATGCGAAGGCCCTGCACAGGTTCCAGGAACGCTATGGCCGCTGGAACTTTGACGGTGAAGACCTCCGTACGTTCTCGTCGCAGTTTATCCTCTCCGACGTGATTGAATCGGTGAAGCAGGATAGCTTCAGGCTTGCGCTCGTGATTATCCTCGTGATTTTTGGAACGCTCGTGATATCGTTCCGCAAGCCCAAACTCTTCCTTGCGGGCTGTATCTCGTTTGGCATGGGAACGCTACTCACGCTCGGGCTTCTCGGGCTCCTTACCGACCTGTTCGAGTTTGGGAAGATTAGCATCTACAACGTGATTGTCATCCCGATGGCGCTCGGTATCGGTATCGATTCCACGATTCACATGATTACTTCGTGGATGGCGGACAAGAACATGACTCTGCGTCAGCTGATGGATACCACGGGTCGCAACGTGATGGCAAGTTCCACCACGACCATCGCGGGCTTTGTCGGGTTCCTGTTTACCACGCACCGTGGGTTGAAGGGCATTGGCGATTTGGCCTGCATCGGCATCGCGATGTTCCTCATCACGAGCATCGTATTCTGCATGTACCTGTGTGGCACATGGTTAAAAAAGAAATAA
- a CDS encoding phosphatidylcholine/phosphatidylserine synthase, giving the protein MGKTRFILPNAFTSMNFLLGAFSICWTTGAFSAKDPILMGAYFIILSVLFDKLDGFAARLVNASSEFGAQFDSLADLIAFGLAPAFSILFAYKNLAPQFFDANVPLMAVAFSVYVLCAAMRLAKYNACDADSYHHHFSGVPTTFVGATNAILIVFLKNKGIFADTESLVIYIPVIVLLITGILMVAPLFLPKLQPRKNKAFNLFQAVLIVLTYIAGFLFISEKMFLLEYLLVLVVSYLTIGLAVGLIQRNKIIEEAKAESDK; this is encoded by the coding sequence ATGGGTAAGACTCGTTTTATTTTGCCGAACGCATTCACCAGCATGAACTTTCTCTTGGGAGCCTTTTCCATCTGCTGGACGACAGGCGCTTTCTCCGCAAAAGACCCTATTCTCATGGGCGCATACTTCATTATCCTGAGTGTTCTTTTCGACAAGCTTGACGGCTTCGCCGCCCGACTGGTAAATGCGAGTTCCGAATTCGGAGCCCAGTTCGACAGCCTTGCCGACCTTATCGCATTCGGCCTAGCTCCCGCATTCAGCATTCTGTTCGCCTACAAGAATCTCGCCCCGCAGTTCTTTGACGCAAACGTGCCCCTGATGGCAGTAGCCTTCTCTGTCTACGTGCTCTGTGCCGCCATGCGCCTCGCCAAGTACAATGCCTGCGACGCAGACAGCTACCACCATCATTTCTCAGGCGTGCCCACGACCTTCGTCGGCGCAACCAACGCCATCCTCATCGTGTTCCTCAAGAACAAGGGCATCTTTGCCGATACCGAAAGCCTTGTTATCTACATTCCCGTCATTGTCCTGCTCATCACGGGCATCCTGATGGTGGCCCCGCTATTCCTCCCGAAGCTCCAGCCGCGCAAGAACAAGGCGTTCAACCTATTCCAGGCCGTGCTCATCGTTTTGACCTACATCGCAGGCTTCCTGTTTATCTCCGAAAAGATGTTCCTGCTGGAATACCTGCTCGTGCTCGTCGTGAGCTACCTGACAATTGGCCTTGCCGTCGGGCTTATCCAGCGCAACAAGATTATCGAAGAAGCGAAAGCCGAAAGCGACAAATAG